In a genomic window of Quercus lobata isolate SW786 chromosome 4, ValleyOak3.0 Primary Assembly, whole genome shotgun sequence:
- the LOC115984968 gene encoding uncharacterized protein LOC115984968 isoform X3 gives MKLSFIRGCFPSNLSVFIKPSISTNLLRPVCFSSMSSPPTSLKPQIPLFLRPPLHSASVSDLRKWHDWAKNLASSVGTTFLDSDNGPDLDLFCRELKWLMEDAIEDHTVFSQMGIENNQTNVRLRTGIEELYNLWKQRIEERRPFQYLVGCEHWRDLVLSVQDGVLIPRPETELIVDLVADVVSNNEGLREGLWADLGTGSGALAIGIGRILGSCGRVIATDLSPVALSVAAFNVQKYGLQDVIELRQGSWFKPLKDVEGKLAGIVSNPPYIPSDNIPGLQAEVGRHEPRLALDGGLNGMDDLLHLCNGAALMLRPGGFFIFEVP, from the exons ATGAAGCTAAGCTTCATACGTGGATGTTTTCCTTCTAATTTATCAGTCTTTATTAAACCCTCTATAAGTACCAATCTTCTTCGACCTGTTTGCTTTTCTTCAATGTCATCCCCACCCACTTCTTTGAAGCCTCAAATTCCTCTCTTTCTAAGACCACCACTGCACTCAGCTTCTGTTTCTGACCTCCGAAAATGGCATGATTGGGCCAAAAATCTTGCTTCTTCAGTTGGGACAACCTTTCTAGACTCCGACAATGGTCCAGACTTGGACCTATTTTGCAGGGAGCTTAAGTGGCTCATGGAAGATGCAATTGAGGATCACACAGTGTTTTCCCAAATGGGTATtgaaaacaatcaaacaaatgTAAGATTAAGGACAGGCATAGAAGAGCTTTACAATCTGTGGAAGCAGAGGATTGAAGAGAGGAGGCCTTTTCAGTATCTAGTTGGGTGTGAGCACTGGAGGGACTTGGTGTTGAGTGTCCAAGATGGGGTTTTGATTCCGAGACCTGAGACCGAACTCATTGTTGACTTGGTGGCTGATGTCGTTTCAAATAATGAAGGATTAAGAGAGGGATTGTGGGCAGATTTAGGAACTGGAAGTGGTGCACTTGCTATTGGAATTGGGAGGATTTTGGGGAGTTGTGGGAGGGTCATTGCAACAGATTTAAGCCCTGTCGCACTGTCTGTGGCAGCTTTTAATGTGCAGAAGTATGGTCTTCAG GATGTAATTGAATTAAGGCAAGGATCATGGTTCAAACCATTGAAGGATGTGGAAGGAAAACTTGCAGGTATTGTCAGTAATCCACCGTACATACCGAGTGACAATATCCCTGGGCTACAAGCTGAGGTTGGTAGACATGAACCGAGACTTGCATTAGATGGTGGTCTAAATGGCATGGATGATCTTCTCCATCTTTGCAATGGGGCTGCTTTGATGTTAAGACCTGgtggatttttcatttttgag GTTCCCTAA
- the LOC115984968 gene encoding uncharacterized protein LOC115984968 isoform X1, producing the protein MKLSFIRGCFPSNLSVFIKPSISTNLLRPVCFSSMSSPPTSLKPQIPLFLRPPLHSASVSDLRKWHDWAKNLASSVGTTFLDSDNGPDLDLFCRELKWLMEDAIEDHTVFSQMGIENNQTNVRLRTGIEELYNLWKQRIEERRPFQYLVGCEHWRDLVLSVQDGVLIPRPETELIVDLVADVVSNNEGLREGLWADLGTGSGALAIGIGRILGSCGRVIATDLSPVALSVAAFNVQKYGLQDVIELRQGSWFKPLKDVEGKLAGIVSNPPYIPSDNIPGLQAEVGRHEPRLALDGGLNGMDDLLHLCNGAALMLRPGGFFIFETNGEKQCKCLAKYIENDIRGNFHSLDIVSDFAGIQRFLTGFHQ; encoded by the exons ATGAAGCTAAGCTTCATACGTGGATGTTTTCCTTCTAATTTATCAGTCTTTATTAAACCCTCTATAAGTACCAATCTTCTTCGACCTGTTTGCTTTTCTTCAATGTCATCCCCACCCACTTCTTTGAAGCCTCAAATTCCTCTCTTTCTAAGACCACCACTGCACTCAGCTTCTGTTTCTGACCTCCGAAAATGGCATGATTGGGCCAAAAATCTTGCTTCTTCAGTTGGGACAACCTTTCTAGACTCCGACAATGGTCCAGACTTGGACCTATTTTGCAGGGAGCTTAAGTGGCTCATGGAAGATGCAATTGAGGATCACACAGTGTTTTCCCAAATGGGTATtgaaaacaatcaaacaaatgTAAGATTAAGGACAGGCATAGAAGAGCTTTACAATCTGTGGAAGCAGAGGATTGAAGAGAGGAGGCCTTTTCAGTATCTAGTTGGGTGTGAGCACTGGAGGGACTTGGTGTTGAGTGTCCAAGATGGGGTTTTGATTCCGAGACCTGAGACCGAACTCATTGTTGACTTGGTGGCTGATGTCGTTTCAAATAATGAAGGATTAAGAGAGGGATTGTGGGCAGATTTAGGAACTGGAAGTGGTGCACTTGCTATTGGAATTGGGAGGATTTTGGGGAGTTGTGGGAGGGTCATTGCAACAGATTTAAGCCCTGTCGCACTGTCTGTGGCAGCTTTTAATGTGCAGAAGTATGGTCTTCAG GATGTAATTGAATTAAGGCAAGGATCATGGTTCAAACCATTGAAGGATGTGGAAGGAAAACTTGCAGGTATTGTCAGTAATCCACCGTACATACCGAGTGACAATATCCCTGGGCTACAAGCTGAGGTTGGTAGACATGAACCGAGACTTGCATTAGATGGTGGTCTAAATGGCATGGATGATCTTCTCCATCTTTGCAATGGGGCTGCTTTGATGTTAAGACCTGgtggatttttcatttttgag ACAAATGGTGAGAAGCAGTGCAAGTGTCTTGCAAAGTACATTGAAAATGACATTAGAGGGAACTTCCACAGTTTGGACATAGTATCTGATTTTGCTGGCATTCAAAGATTTCTAACTGGATTCCATCAATGA
- the LOC115984968 gene encoding uncharacterized protein LOC115984968 isoform X2: protein MKLSFIRGCFPSNLSVFIKPSISTNLLRPVCFSSMSSPPTSLKPQIPLFLRPPLHSASVSDLRKWHDWAKNLASSVGTTFLDSDNGPDLDLFCRELKWLMEDAIEDHTVFSQMGIENNQTNVRLRTGIEELYNLWKQRIEERRPFQYLVGCEHWRDLVLSVQDGVLIPRPETELIVDLVADVVSNNEGLREGLWADLGTGSGALAIGIGRILGSCGRVIATDLSPVALSVAAFNVQKYGLQDVIELRQGSWFKPLKDVEGKLAGIVSNPPYIPSDNIPGLQAEVGRHEPRLALDGGLNGMDDLLHLCNGAALMLRPGGFFIFEAQK from the exons ATGAAGCTAAGCTTCATACGTGGATGTTTTCCTTCTAATTTATCAGTCTTTATTAAACCCTCTATAAGTACCAATCTTCTTCGACCTGTTTGCTTTTCTTCAATGTCATCCCCACCCACTTCTTTGAAGCCTCAAATTCCTCTCTTTCTAAGACCACCACTGCACTCAGCTTCTGTTTCTGACCTCCGAAAATGGCATGATTGGGCCAAAAATCTTGCTTCTTCAGTTGGGACAACCTTTCTAGACTCCGACAATGGTCCAGACTTGGACCTATTTTGCAGGGAGCTTAAGTGGCTCATGGAAGATGCAATTGAGGATCACACAGTGTTTTCCCAAATGGGTATtgaaaacaatcaaacaaatgTAAGATTAAGGACAGGCATAGAAGAGCTTTACAATCTGTGGAAGCAGAGGATTGAAGAGAGGAGGCCTTTTCAGTATCTAGTTGGGTGTGAGCACTGGAGGGACTTGGTGTTGAGTGTCCAAGATGGGGTTTTGATTCCGAGACCTGAGACCGAACTCATTGTTGACTTGGTGGCTGATGTCGTTTCAAATAATGAAGGATTAAGAGAGGGATTGTGGGCAGATTTAGGAACTGGAAGTGGTGCACTTGCTATTGGAATTGGGAGGATTTTGGGGAGTTGTGGGAGGGTCATTGCAACAGATTTAAGCCCTGTCGCACTGTCTGTGGCAGCTTTTAATGTGCAGAAGTATGGTCTTCAG GATGTAATTGAATTAAGGCAAGGATCATGGTTCAAACCATTGAAGGATGTGGAAGGAAAACTTGCAGGTATTGTCAGTAATCCACCGTACATACCGAGTGACAATATCCCTGGGCTACAAGCTGAGGTTGGTAGACATGAACCGAGACTTGCATTAGATGGTGGTCTAAATGGCATGGATGATCTTCTCCATCTTTGCAATGGGGCTGCTTTGATGTTAAGACCTGgtggatttttcatttttgag GCACAGAAGTAA
- the LOC115984969 gene encoding ubiquitin-conjugating enzyme E2-17 kDa-like → MATKRILKELKDLKRDPPVSCSAGPIGEDMFHWQATIIGPQDSPYDGGVFLVNIHFPPDYPFKPPKVSFTTKVFHPNINNNGSICLDILKEQWSPALTISKVLLSICSLLTDPNPDDPLVPEIAHMYKTDKAKYETTARAWTEKYASS, encoded by the exons ATGGCTACAAAACGTATTCTTAAGGAATTAAAGGATTTGAAGAGGGATCCTCCAGTTTCTTGCAGTGCTG GTCCCATTGGAGAAGACATGTTTCATTGGCAAGCAACAATAATTGGTCCACAAGACAGTCCTTATGATGGGGGTGTGTTTTTGGTTAACATACACTTCCCACCAGATTACCCATTTAAGCCACCAAAG GTTTCATTCACAACAAAAGTTTTCCACCCTAACATCAACAACAATGGAAGCATTTGCCTTGACATTCTTAAAGAACAATGGAGCCCTGCCCTTACAATATCTAAG GTGCTGTTGTCGATATGCTCACTACTGACAGATCCAAACCCGGACGATCCTCTTGTCCCCGAGATTGCTCATATGTACAAGACCGACAAAGCCAAGTATGAGACTACTGCTCGAGCTTGGACTGAGAAATATGCGAGCTCTTGA